In Caldicellulosiruptor morganii, the following proteins share a genomic window:
- a CDS encoding peptidase domain-containing ABC transporter translates to MKAKKKHKRKKKVPYVEQLQQAECGLCCVAMILRYYGSYFTLNDLREYLDIGRDGTTIRQLVNLMNKLNLKTKLYECSTEGLYYIELPAILFWEQRHFVILERIDEKYAYIVDPACGRRKLTVSELSSLYSNYAIYAYPNEKFVPKRKSENIWLYFLPIIFKGKRSYYFQIIIYSIITYFLTTFCIPIFIQKLIDNGLNKKDIAYIRESIMYLLLLLLIYFLSNFIKGLRLVKLKAFVDENLNKKVVEDVLKLPYKFFDLRNKADILFSVNSCYIIRELFINQMINGIIDCGAALFIICYMFSQSVHLTFVVIILFLLNLLVVKFSQPVIFENGKYLLNEQSKAQSVISEAIFSILGIKMHAIENEIYAIWENKYKDYMSRYINWQKRNNLIFSIQSFIQMISPIAVLSIGVIFTIKSLLSVGQVIAFYSLSNTFFSLSQSVVDTWLSFVNSSLYLERLSDIVRYEKESESEESVKINVKGNIELRNVSFSYTKHSAKVINNISLKIEQGKMIAIVGKSGAGKSTLAKLLAGLYSPSEGEILYDGIDLRRLDKKYIKKQIGIVPQDIMLFNRTIYENIVMNRKDVTLEEVKKVCQIAQIDDDIQKMPMGYYTIITEMGVNLSAGQRQRIALARALLNKPKIIILDEATSSLDPINEKKILDYFKNMGCTRIIITHRLSSITDADIIVVLDEGRIVEQGTHEELLRKNGMYTILYYNYNKNQAYADLENTKSKGLNCI, encoded by the coding sequence GTGAAAGCTAAAAAGAAGCACAAAAGAAAGAAAAAAGTTCCTTATGTAGAACAACTACAGCAAGCTGAGTGTGGATTATGCTGCGTAGCAATGATTTTGAGGTACTATGGAAGTTATTTTACATTAAATGATTTGAGGGAATATTTAGATATTGGTAGAGATGGAACCACAATACGACAGTTAGTAAATTTAATGAATAAACTAAACTTAAAAACTAAACTATATGAGTGCTCGACTGAAGGTTTGTACTACATAGAATTGCCTGCGATACTTTTTTGGGAGCAGAGGCACTTTGTTATATTAGAAAGGATTGATGAGAAATATGCTTATATTGTTGATCCTGCGTGTGGTAGAAGAAAATTGACAGTATCTGAATTATCGAGTTTGTATTCTAATTATGCTATATATGCCTATCCAAATGAAAAATTTGTTCCTAAAAGAAAAAGCGAAAATATATGGTTATATTTCTTACCAATAATATTTAAAGGTAAAAGAAGCTATTATTTTCAAATTATAATTTATTCTATTATAACCTATTTTTTAACAACTTTTTGTATTCCAATCTTTATCCAAAAATTAATTGACAATGGTTTGAATAAGAAAGATATTGCTTACATTAGAGAATCAATTATGTATTTATTATTACTATTGCTGATTTATTTTTTGTCTAATTTTATAAAAGGGTTACGTCTGGTTAAACTTAAGGCTTTTGTTGACGAGAATTTAAACAAAAAGGTTGTAGAAGATGTTTTGAAACTTCCTTACAAATTTTTTGATCTTCGAAACAAAGCAGATATTTTGTTTAGTGTAAATAGTTGTTATATCATACGAGAATTGTTTATAAATCAAATGATAAACGGAATTATTGACTGTGGAGCAGCGCTTTTTATTATTTGCTATATGTTTTCACAATCTGTACATTTAACATTTGTAGTAATTATTTTATTTTTGCTCAATTTATTAGTAGTTAAATTTTCTCAACCTGTTATATTTGAAAATGGTAAATATTTACTTAACGAACAAAGCAAAGCTCAAAGTGTAATTTCAGAAGCTATATTTTCTATTTTAGGTATAAAAATGCATGCAATTGAAAATGAAATTTATGCAATATGGGAAAATAAATATAAAGACTACATGAGTAGATATATTAATTGGCAAAAAAGAAATAATCTTATATTTAGTATTCAGTCTTTCATTCAAATGATATCGCCTATAGCTGTGTTATCTATAGGAGTGATCTTTACTATAAAATCCCTGCTGAGTGTAGGACAGGTGATAGCATTTTATTCTTTAAGCAATACTTTTTTTTCACTATCCCAGTCGGTAGTTGACACATGGCTTAGTTTTGTAAATAGTAGCCTATACTTAGAGAGACTAAGTGATATAGTCAGATATGAAAAGGAAAGTGAGTCTGAAGAGTCTGTTAAAATTAATGTGAAGGGTAATATTGAATTAAGAAATGTGTCTTTTTCGTATACAAAACATTCGGCTAAAGTAATAAATAATATTTCGCTCAAAATTGAACAAGGCAAGATGATAGCAATTGTTGGTAAGTCAGGGGCAGGGAAGAGTACATTAGCAAAATTATTAGCAGGTTTATATAGTCCGTCTGAAGGTGAAATTTTATATGATGGTATAGACCTCAGAAGGTTAGATAAGAAATATATAAAAAAACAAATAGGAATAGTTCCTCAGGATATTATGCTTTTTAATAGAACAATTTATGAAAATATTGTTATGAATAGAAAAGATGTTACTCTTGAGGAAGTAAAAAAAGTTTGTCAAATCGCACAAATTGATGATGATATTCAAAAGATGCCCATGGGTTATTATACTATTATTACCGAAATGGGAGTAAACTTATCAGCTGGACAGCGACAAAGAATAGCTCTTGCAAGAGCACTTTTAAATAAACCTAAAATAATTATTTTGGACGAAGCTACTAGCTCATTAGATCCCATTAATGAGAAGAAAATATTAGATTATTTTAAAAATATGGGATGTACCAGAATTATTATTACTCATAGGCTTTCATCTATTACTGATGCAGATATTATTGTTGTATTAGATGAAGGAAGAATTGTTGAACAAGGAACACACGAAGAGTTATTACGTAAAAATGGAATGTATACAATTCTTTATTACAATTATAATAAGAATCAAGCTTATGCTGATTTAGAAAATACTAAAT
- a CDS encoding ABC transporter permease — MNKIVALATRDFFYTIKSKGFLISVFLAMFYISLWLIYKPKFFVLEDYQYELFRFIQFIFIYLSSMLLGKEFKYRTSTVLFTGVFTRTEIILEKMLVMLQLSFLLWLISRLLNPLISLRINSTLKLSEIWKIKDLNALVIYLCVAFLICVFALFISVISFNHITTIFSVLTLFGFIQYISLYPTFKIHSKILSGNNLSTAERIFTYFPNYIIGIWSGTWKFEKNELFLMLLYGLIFLVFSIVILNKRDIR, encoded by the coding sequence TTGAATAAAATTGTGGCACTTGCTACAAGAGATTTTTTTTATACAATAAAATCAAAAGGATTTTTAATTAGTGTGTTTTTGGCGATGTTTTACATCTCGTTATGGTTGATTTATAAACCAAAATTCTTTGTTTTAGAGGATTATCAATACGAGCTTTTTAGGTTTATTCAATTTATATTTATTTATCTCTCAAGTATGTTATTAGGGAAGGAATTTAAGTATAGAACATCAACAGTATTATTTACCGGCGTTTTTACACGTACTGAAATAATACTAGAAAAAATGTTAGTGATGCTGCAATTAAGTTTTTTACTTTGGTTAATAAGCCGATTATTAAATCCTCTGATCAGTTTGAGAATTAATAGTACATTGAAATTATCCGAAATATGGAAAATAAAAGATTTAAATGCATTGGTGATATATCTTTGTGTTGCTTTTTTAATATGTGTATTTGCTCTATTTATTTCTGTAATATCCTTTAATCATATAACAACAATATTTTCAGTATTAACACTATTTGGATTTATTCAATATATATCATTATATCCTACATTTAAAATACATTCAAAAATATTAAGTGGTAATAATTTAAGCACTGCAGAAAGAATTTTTACCTATTTTCCAAACTATATCATTGGTATATGGTCAGGCACGTGGAAATTTGAAAAAAATGAGCTGTTTTTAATGTTACTATACGGATTAATTTTCCTTGTTTTTTCAATAGTGATATTAAACAAGAGAGATATTAGGTAA